One Fusobacterium sp. IOR10 DNA segment encodes these proteins:
- a CDS encoding YbaK/EbsC family protein yields MSLETVQEFFLKNKLPLTVIETSKATGTVSEAAKAFGILEDEIAKTMGFLLKDDTCILILMKGTAKVDNKKFKKVFKEKAKMIPFDRVEDLTGHKPGGVCPFGLINPLKIYLDETLKEFEIMYPAGGTSHSAVKISVEMLANVTKGTWIDITK; encoded by the coding sequence ATGAGTTTAGAAACTGTACAAGAATTTTTTTTGAAAAACAAATTACCTTTAACTGTTATAGAAACATCTAAAGCAACTGGAACTGTTAGTGAAGCTGCTAAAGCTTTTGGAATATTAGAAGATGAAATTGCTAAAACTATGGGATTTCTATTAAAAGATGACACTTGCATTTTGATACTTATGAAAGGCACTGCAAAGGTTGATAATAAAAAATTTAAAAAAGTTTTTAAAGAAAAGGCTAAGATGATTCCCTTTGATAGGGTAGAAGATTTAACAGGACATAAGCCAGGTGGAGTTTGTCCCTTTGGTCTAATTAATCCCCTTAAAATATATTTAGATGAAACTTTAAAGGAATTTGAGATTATGTATCCAGCAGGGGGCACTTCCCATTCTGCAGTTAAAATCTCTGTGGAAATGCTAGCTAATGTTACCAAGGGAACTTGGATAGATATTACAAAATAA